The Camelina sativa cultivar DH55 chromosome 16, Cs, whole genome shotgun sequence sequence AAATCTATGTTTCAGCTTTAAGATCATAAGCCATTTTGCGTTTGAATGAATCGTCTCTGTTCCCCAAATCAAAGGCATGTTAAGAGTATAGCCGAAATGTATCTTCTCTAATTCCACCGGAGAAGAGCTTTATTCAAAGTGCTATACTTCGCTTTGTCGTTCCATTGCTTCTCTGATTAATCCATGGCTGTAAGTTTgcagcttttttttgttggtgggTTATACGAAAGTATTGATTTTTATGCTTCAGCTCACttcgttttatgtttttaaatttggaaagcAGCTTTTCATTTCTTGTGGGGAAGTTTCATCTTCTCAAGTCACTGTACTTCGCTTACTCAACCAAAGCCTTGATTTTGTCAGCGACAATGTTGCTAGGATCTTTGCTCCTATTTTCACCAACCTGAGGTTAGTCTAGTTTGATTCATCTTTTGTTCTTGATTCATTTATTGGCTTCCTGACCAATCTGTTTGCTGAGTCTCTTCTTTATGGATTTTGCAGGGACTTTGAAATGCGTCTTTCTTGTATTGAACGTCCTCAATCCACTCCTGTCAATCATCCTCACTCGTGCACTGAGAATTGGTTTTCTGATAAAAAAGATTATGACCAAAAGGGAGACCCGGAAGCTATTTTTAATGTATTGGATTCGATTTTGAAAAGCAGTTTGGATCGTCTGACTTCTTTGAGGTTTGTATTTTCACAACTAACTTATGGTTTGTTTGTAACTCTAGCAAAGTGTTTCTGATAAAGCCTGCATTTTGCTTCACTTGCAGGGAGAGTGTATGTCGGACGAAGAGCTTTGATTATGATGATTCTTTGTCTATTCACTCGTCTATAATGAGGGATCTCTGTTTACAAGGGAAGTTGGATGCTGCTCTCTGGCTACGGAAAAAAATGATGCAGAGTGGATTTATTCCAGGTTTGATCACGCACAATCATCTTATAAACGGGTTGTGTAAGTTAGGTTATATCGACAAGGCAGATGGGCTTGTTAGAGAGATGAGGGAGATGGGTCCTTCTCCCAACTGTGTTTCGTATAACACTTTGATGAAGGGTCTTTGCAGTGTTAACAATGTAGATAAAGCTCTGTATCTCTTCAGTACTATGAGTAAATATGGTATTAAGCCAAATAGAGTGACTTGCAACATAATCGTGCATGCACTTTGCCAGAAAGGTGTTATaggtaacaacaacacaaaactccTTGAAGAGATCTTAGATAGTAGCCAGGCGAACGCACCCTTAGATTTAGTCACCTGTACCATTCTGATGGATAGTTATTTTAAGAGTGGACATGTGGTTCAAGCCCTTAAGATTTGGAAGGAGATGTCACAGAAAAATGTATCTGCTGATTCAGTTGTGTATAATGTCATTATTCGTGGGTTATGTTCGAGTGGAAACATGGTAGCTGCTTATGGGTTCATGTGTGACATGGTAAAGAGAGGAGTAAGTCCTGATATTTTCACTTACAACACTCTCATCAGCGCCTTGTGCAAAGAGGGAAAGTTTGATGAGGCATGTGATCTCCATGGTACCATGCAAAATGTCGGTGTTGCTCCTGATCAGATTTCATACAAAGTTATCATTCAAGGTCTATGTATACAAGGAGATGTGGACAGGGCGAACGAGTTCCTTCTAAGCATGCTAAAAAGTTATTTGCTTCCAGAGGTTCTGCTATGGAATGTTGTTATTGATGGTTATGGAAGAAGTGGAGATACTAGCAGTGCTTTATCTGTCCTAAATCTAATGTTTTCTTATGGTGTTAAACCAAATATTTACACATACAATGCTCTGATTCATGGGTATGTGAAAGGCAAAAGGTTCTTTGATGCGTGGCGGTTCAAGCATCAAATGCGATCTACCGAAATCCACCCAGATACTGTCACCTATAATCTGCTAGTAGGTGCTGCTTGTACATGGGGTCGCTTGCGGTTGGCGTTTCAGTTGTATTATGAAATGCCGAAAAGGGGATGTCAACCTGATATCATTACTTATACTGAGCTGGTTAGAGGTCTCTGTTGGAAGGGTCGACTGAAGGAGGCCGAAAGCCTTTTGTCGAGAATGCAAGTAACTGGTGGTATTACAATGGATCATGTTCCATTTTTGATACTAGTAAAGAAATATACCAGATTGCAGCGACCAGAGGAGGCGCATTTAGTTTACAAAAAGTGGTTAGTGACGAGGAACGCAGGAGTTTCATGTCCAAGCATCCTAAAGCACATGCATACAGAAGAACAGTAATGCGTTGGTTCAATCGACAAAGAGAGCAAGTTTTTATCCTTCCTGAAAGGCCCTTGATTAATAGTTTGATGGACATCTGAGTTAAgttcagtttcttttgaaaacatAGAAGATCTGACATGAGGAACAAGAGAACCCTGTTCCAGATTAAACCAACACATTACATGAGGAACAACAGAATCTTGGTGGAGTCACAAGAAGTGGCTTTGTTACATGCGAGGAATCCTCAAATGGTATTCCTCTGTTCCTTGTTTTGGGAAACATTTGATGTTTTATTCGCATCTCTCACAAATTATAGTTACATTCAGGTTTTGATGGATGATTTGGGCGTTCGGCACTCACAGGGCTGTTTCGTCAATAACTCCCAATATACTTTATTGTCTGAAACATCCTTTCATTACAATTTACTTGAAAAATGTGAATACGCCCTTTGCAAGCATGGTTTTTGGGTCGAGTACAAGTATTGTATTATGCTTATTGCAATACAACTTTATTATACTGGTATAGTTGACACTCAGTTGACGCGTCATGTGAAAGTTAATAATGTACAAGATACTAACATAAATCTCCATCCTGTTGTCCTCGTTAAACCATAACTTCTTAATATCTACAAACACTatcccaaaattttcaaattaagaAAGAAGCTTCTGTTACAACAATAAAATTACGGAGGAAAGGTTGGAAGGAACTAACCCATGTTCCATCTGCTATGGAAGGATGATTTTCATTCCACTATAAACATGAGTACTTATACAAAAAGTGTAGACTAGGGTATTCATATAGGAGTAAATACACAATATACTAGTTTACATAAATAGATGATTGATATCCGATCATCATTAGGATGATTGATACGTATCTCCTTGACATCCCCCCTCAAGATGAAGGCAGATTTCTGACGCCAATCTTGATACAAAGCTCCTTAAATCGTGAACGATGAAGAAGTTTTGTAAGTCCATCAGCTAACTGGTCATGCGTAGAGATATGTGAGACACGAAGAGCACCGGATTGGATATGCCCACGAACGAAGTGATAATTAAGGGCTATGTGTTTCATCCGAGTGTGAAAAACCGGATTAGCACATAGAGACGTTGCACCCATGTTGTCGCAGTAAATGACTGGTGCAACGGGTAACACAACCCCCATCTCATATAACATAGAACAAATCCATTGTAGTTCAGAGGCAGCATTGGCGATGGCACGGTATTCAGCCTCCGTTGATGACCGTGCAACGCTTAGTTGTTTCTTTGAGCTCCACGAAATGGGATTGTCGCCAAGATAAACAATATACGCATTTGTAGATAAACAGTCACTAACATCACCTCCCCAATCCGCATCAGAGTGAGCGTGAACCGTTAGTGGACAATCCGATCTAGAAAAATCCCATGTGACGTTGTCCCTACCAAATGACGAAGAACTCGCTTCACAGCTTGCCAATTAACCGCAAAGGCAATATCAGGACGAGTAAATGACAAATACTGGAGACTCCCAACAACCTTCCGATATTGCGTAGCATCAACTAGCGGTGTACCAGAGTGAAGAGTAAGCTTTGGTGACTGAGACATCGGAGTGGCAACCGGTTTCGCACCAAGCATGTTAGTACGAGCCAACAGATCGGTGACGTACTTCCGTTGCATAAGGTGTAGCCCTTGTCGTGAGCGAGTGGCCTCTATCCCCAAAAAGTAGCTTAGAGGACCAAGATCCTTGAGAGAGAAGCGAGCGGCAAGGGACGCATTGAATGGTTGAACCAAAGACGGTGGACCAGCAATAATAATATCATCTACATAAACAAGTACATAGAGAAAATCATTATTCATTTTGTAGGTAAAGAGGGAGGTATCGGATAGTGAGCCAGTAAACCCGGAGTTGAGAAGGAAAGTCCGGAGTTCTTGATACCAAGCCCGTGAAGCCTGTTTCAAGCCATAGAGCGCCTTACGTAACCGGCAAACATGATGAGGACGATATGGATCCACAAACCCCGGCGGCTGCGATACATACACCTCGTCGGTGAGAGTGCCTTGGAGGAATGTATTATTGATATCAACTTGATTTATGCTCCAATTTTTCTTGATCGCAACTTCGAGAACTAACCGAACCGTTGTGGATTTAATCACAGGGCTGAATGTTTCCGCATAATCCAAACCGTACTGTTGGTTAAACCCTCTTGCAACAAGTCTTGCTTTGTACCTGGCAATAGAACCATCAGGATTGTACTTAAGAGTAAATATCCACTTACATGGGATCACATGTTGTGATGGGGACAGCTTCTCTAGATCCCATGTGTGATGGCGCATTTGAGCATCAATCTCCTCCGACATCGCTTTTCTAAAATTTGGATCTTTCAACGCCTGAGCTACGGTTGTGGGAATAATAGGAGCTTTAACAGCCAGGAGATTAAACTTCTTGTTAGGTTTGGTGATGTGGTTCTTTGCTCTCGTCGTCATGGGAtggtggttttggtttggtAGCGGAACGTATTGGTGTGGCTGTGGGTTCAGGTGTGGTGCTAAGGATGAAGTGGAGGTTGATGTTTGGGTGGTGGTTGTGGTTTGTGAGACGATACTTGGTGACGACGAAGAAGGTGTAGGCAAAGGTGATGTTTCTCGTGGATGTGGACTCGAGTGAATTGTTGGAGATGGGCTTGAAGTGGATGTTGGGCCTGGAGAATCTAGTGGGCTTACGTTATGAGAGGGATGCATGTTAACGGATGGTGGGGATGTGGATCGTATCTCAGATGGAGATGATGAGGGTGGCATAACTGGCGATGTCGGAGATGCGGATGCTGGAGGAGACGGTGGTGTTGGTGGTAACACCGAAGACACGGATGTTGGAGCCGGCGACGTTGGGTGAAGAACCTAGCACGGGAGCGACGAGGAATGAGCTGGAGACAAGGGTAACAAGACAGCCGGTGGAGAGGACACACAAACAGGGGAAGAGTCACGTGTTGCATGCGACGACGGTAGTGAAGAGAATGGAAACTCAGTTTCAACAAACTGCACATGTCGTGATGTATATACTCAACCACTCGTAATCTCCAAACATAGGTATGCACTTTGAGTAAGTGAGTAACCGATAAATACACACGGTGTGGAACGGCTCTCAAGCTTTGTTGCGCGATACGGACGCAGCCAAGGATagcacacacaaccaaaaacacgtAGCTTCTTGTAATTTGGAGATTGATTGAACAGCTTTACGTACGGAGAGATACCGTTAAGCACGTCGGTAGGCATACGGTTGATCAGATACACGGCGGTTGCTAGAGCATATGGCCAGTAGACCTGTGGAACTGAAGCATGACTTAGAGGCGCCAGACCGGTCTCAACAACGTGACGATGTTTACGTTCTGCGATACCGTTGTGTTCTGGTGTATGTGGTGGAGACGTGAGGTGAGATATCCCATTAGCAACCAAGAAAGAACGCAATGCAATAAATTCGCCTCCATTATCAGAATAGAGAGTCCGAATTTTGTGTTGAAAACGGTTCTCCACAAGAGCCTAGAAAGCCACGAACACGTCCTAGACTTGAGATTTCTGTTTCAACGGGTACAACCAGGTGTAGCGGGTGTAATGATCGACAATGACAAGATAATACTTGAAGTGATCAGCGGACAAGATAGGAGATGTCCACATGTCCATGTAGAGATACTCAAGAGGTTGTGTGGAAGTGATTGTGTTGGAATTAAAAGGCAATTTGTGACTCTTATTAATCAAACAGTCGGAACACGACCATTGTTGTTGCGAGGAATTTGAAATAGGCAAAGAAAATTTGGAAGCAAGTGCCTTTAAAACCGAAAAAGAGGGATGCCCAAGTCGATAATGCCAAAAGGAGAGGTCGGTTTTTGGTGAGGGTGTTGTGGAGAATGCGGTGATGGTGTTGCGTTGAACCGGCCACTCGTATAGCTCATTCCTAGTCTTGCCTTGGAGCAACCGGACCCCCGtgctgagatccttcacctgaaaatgaGCAGGATAGAAATGAGCCGAGACTTGATTATCATGGCATAGACGATACACCGAAATAAGATTCTTAGACACATCAGGGACATAAAGAACATCTTTAAGCTTAAGAGATCGAGAAGGTGTGGGAAGTAAATCGGAACCCGTGTGGGTGATCGGAATACCAGATCCATCCGCAAGAGTGACCTCCTTGCCACCGTTGTACGGTTGGTGAAGAGACAGGTTCGCAAGGTCCGATGTTAAGTGGTGTGTCGCACCGGTGTCACATATCCAAGGAGTTGGCGTAGACGTGGAACCCAAGGAAAGATTCGCACGTGGCTGCCATGGTGGCCTTGAAATTGAGAACACCAACGAACGCTATGTCCATGGATGCCACAAATTTGACAACGTCCCTGATAGCCACGACCTTGGTACCCACGACCGTGAGAGCCGCGTGAAAACTGCGAGCGGTGCTGCGAAGCATGTTGACCACGAGACGAAGCAGGGAGAGCAGAGGAAGCGGACATCAAGGTTTGAATCTTCAACTCTTGATTTATCAGCTTCTCAAGCACCACATCCAGCGAGGGTGTTGTATCACGACCCTCGATCTGATCCGTAACGGGCTTATACTCTTCTGGCAAGCCACCGAGGATGTAATCGATCTGATCTTCATGTGGGATAGGACTCTCAAGTAGTGCAAGTTGATCAAAACGCACCGTGAAACCTTGAAAGTACTCTTCAATAGACTTTGTCCCTTTCTTCCAATGCTTGAGCTGGTCACGGATCTGGAGGAT is a genomic window containing:
- the LOC104750729 gene encoding pentatricopeptide repeat-containing protein At5g24830 — its product is MALFISCGEVSSSQVTVLRLLNQSLDFVSDNVARIFAPIFTNLRDFEMRLSCIERPQSTPVNHPHSCTENWFSDKKDYDQKGDPEAIFNVLDSILKSSLDRLTSLRESVCRTKSFDYDDSLSIHSSIMRDLCLQGKLDAALWLRKKMMQSGFIPGLITHNHLINGLCKLGYIDKADGLVREMREMGPSPNCVSYNTLMKGLCSVNNVDKALYLFSTMSKYGIKPNRVTCNIIVHALCQKGVIGNNNTKLLEEILDSSQANAPLDLVTCTILMDSYFKSGHVVQALKIWKEMSQKNVSADSVVYNVIIRGLCSSGNMVAAYGFMCDMVKRGVSPDIFTYNTLISALCKEGKFDEACDLHGTMQNVGVAPDQISYKVIIQGLCIQGDVDRANEFLLSMLKSYLLPEVLLWNVVIDGYGRSGDTSSALSVLNLMFSYGVKPNIYTYNALIHGYVKGKRFFDAWRFKHQMRSTEIHPDTVTYNLLVGAACTWGRLRLAFQLYYEMPKRGCQPDIITYTELVRGLCWKGRLKEAESLLSRMQVTGGITMDHVPFLILVKKYTRLQRPEEAHLVYKKWLVTRNAGVSCPSILKHMHTEEQ